One Catharus ustulatus isolate bCatUst1 unplaced genomic scaffold, bCatUst1.pri.v2 scaffold_75_arrow_ctg1, whole genome shotgun sequence DNA segment encodes these proteins:
- the LOC117011518 gene encoding uncharacterized protein LOC117011518: MPLSRWRQRQCAGSVPEPSRSFATLKMAAAAAPSSPPGKIAACLCLESLSRQPPGYGAADPTASVLAPGMAAEWRGIGRHQPVSAPGSGSRLFRHHCEGRGLAGSAVSALSAALTRRPRWDLGREVNPDAACRPLPGSCAPALPPSPQPVSPRLKTMRKFAPGGQRRNQGHRQAVSPIDGAGSFISRSFCRLWEVGRIVADTPRQTSQKEILEDEGACQENEACVEKLKGAVLPQQLQTLGLKIPLLLSVC; the protein is encoded by the exons ATGCCCCTCTCAAGATGGCGACAGCGACAGTGTGCCGGGAGCGTGCCCGAGCCGAGTCGATCTTTCGCCACGCTCAAGATGGCGGCCGCGGCGGCACCATCCTCCCCCCCGGGCAAGATTGCGGCGTGCCTGTGTTTGGAATCACTCTCGCGGCAACCGCCCGGCTACGGCGCCGCAGACCCCACTGCCAGCGTCCTAGCGCCGGGAATGGCGGCAGAATGGCGCGGGATCGGTCGGCATCAGCCGGTGTCGGCGCCAGGCTCAGGCAGCAGACTCTTTAGACACCATTGTGAGGGGCGGGGGCTCGCAGG CTCGGCCGTGTCCGCCCTCTCTGCCGCACTCACGAGGCGGCCGCGGTGGGACCTCGGCAGAGAGGTGAATCCTGACGCTGCCTGTCGGCCCCTGCCGGGCTCCTGCGCGCCCGCGTTGcctcccagccctcagcccGTGTCCCCGCGCCTGAAAACCATGCGGAAATTCGCGCCGGGGGGCCAGCGTCGAAATCAGGGTCACAGGCAGGCAGTCAGTCCGATAGACGGAGCCGGGTCCTTCATTTCTCGCTCTTTTTGCCGCCTTTGGGAGGTCGGTCGGATCGTGGCCGACACACCAAG GCAAACCAGTCAGAAGGAAATACTTGAGGATGAGGGTGCCTGTCAGGAAAATGAAGCCTGTGTTGAGAAGCTGAAGGGCGCAGTCCTGCCCCAG CAACTTCAGACACTGGGGCTGAAAATTCCTCTACTGCTGTCTGTCTGCTAG